A window from Macaca nemestrina isolate mMacNem1 chromosome 8, mMacNem.hap1, whole genome shotgun sequence encodes these proteins:
- the LOC105491156 gene encoding uncharacterized protein, whose translation MLFFHCLELQGRRGAGKGARGAGVINTGEAPLRLPLPPTPPSLHPLRFAGKSLDAKGWGRTKSLWKTSLLSHCLCDWGSCGGEDAVVPSSGAPHPHPSPRCQCARTRAAFYFFFLVFLFHILPTPLPFFHLSFLPSFLPSFLLSFLRRKASLSVFTADLDLNVHTIKARGECQEWGWLSTVGRQGPAKEGATDRTRRPPQTSAQRLRARGEGFRAPSGCLSRTGARGVGRCAACDRQGLRDANRLRERNRSWFCDRSRSVQHRCGVRGEGVAWERIAECLCVQIFLWAQDSLYGGRHFPP comes from the coding sequence ATGTTGTTTTTTCATTGTCTGGAGCTGCAGGGGAGGCGAGGCGCGGGGAAAGGGGCGAGGGGAGCCGGGGTAATTAACACGGGGGAGGCACCCCTCCGTCTCCCACTTCCACCCACACCCCCATCCCTCCACCCCCTCCGCTTTGCAGGAAAAAGCCTGGATGCGAAAGGATGGGGGAGAACAAAGAGCCTTTGGAAGACGTCGCTGTTATCTCATTGTCTGTGTGATTGGGGGAGCTGCGGCGGGGAGGATGCTGTGGTCCCTTCCTCCGgcgctccccacccccatccctctCCCCGCTGTCAGTGCGCACGCACACGCGccgctttttatttctttttcctggttTTCTTATTCCATATTCTACCCAccccccttcctttctttcacctttccttccttccttccttccttccttccttcctcctttccttcctcaggAGAAAGGCCTCTCTCTCCGTGTTCACAGCGGACCTTGATTTAAATGTCCATACAATTAAGGCACGCGGTGAATGCCAAGAATGGGGCTGGCTGAGCACCGTGGGTCGGCAAGGGCCCGCCAAGGAAGGAGCGACCGACCGAACCAGGCGCCCTCCGCAGACCTCAGCGCAGCGGCTGCGGGCGCGAGGGGAGGGGTTTCGAGCTCCCTCCGGCTGCCTGTCCCGCACCGGAGCCCGTGGGGTGGGGAGGTGTGCAGCCTGTGACAGACAGGGGCTTAGAGATGCAAACAGACTCagggagagaaacagaagctgGTTCTGTGACAGAAGCAGATCTGTGCAGCACAGATGCGGTGTGCGTGGGGAGGGGGTCGCTTGGGAGCGCATTGCGGAGTGCTTGTGTGTGCAGATTTTTCTCTGGGCTCAGGACTCATTGTATGGGGGTCGACACTTTCCTCCGTGA